Proteins encoded together in one Ictidomys tridecemlineatus isolate mIctTri1 chromosome 3, mIctTri1.hap1, whole genome shotgun sequence window:
- the LOC144375942 gene encoding uncharacterized protein LOC144375942: protein MAAALGFQEHLSVFAPGPSLQAAGEGLTSRLQRTLLFKVGFDKRNMATSQKDGGSPPTLGRTSALPTTQASWRGQEQGLAWAQTWAASQTESRFLLFPAAQCGVPAVTATGHWARAGVQAHQPPTQYRTTPAGTRGRVTRTQVTSLTKSVGSDW from the exons ATGGCAGCTGCTCTAGGCTTCCAGGAACACCTCTCAGTCTTTGCCCCTGGGCCCTCCCTCCAGGCCGCAGGCGAGGGTCTCACCAGTCGGCTACAAAGGACCCTTCTTTTCAAAGTTGGTTTTGATAAGAGAAACATGGCCACCTCCCAAAAG GACGGAGGAAGCCCACCCACACTGGGGAGAACATCTGCGTTACCAACCACGCAGGCCTCCTGGAGGGGCCAGGAGCAGGGCCTCGCCTGGGCCCAGACCTGGGCAGCTTCACAG ACAGAGAGCAGGTTCCTGCTGTTCCCAGCCGCCCAGTGTGGGGTCCCTGCTGTGACAGCCACAGGACACTGGGCCCGTGCTGGGGTCCAGGCCCATCAGCCACCTACGCAGTACCGGACCACCCCAGCTGGAACCAGAGGACGGGTCACCAGAACACAG GTCACCAGCCTCACTAAGAGCGTGGGCAGCGACTGGTGA